In the genome of Doryrhamphus excisus isolate RoL2022-K1 chromosome 11, RoL_Dexc_1.0, whole genome shotgun sequence, one region contains:
- the irf1b gene encoding interferon regulatory factor 1b isoform X1 produces MPVTRMKMRPWLEKMINSNTIPGLAWIDKEKTMFSIPWKHAARHGWDMDKDACLFKQWAIHTGKYGESGSRDAKTWKANFRCAMNSLPDIEEVKDKSVNKGQSAMRVFRMLPVVQKSREKRSRVKSRKQVKMAEEDTDYSDTQSPPAVSQLRVDAASAQENVVDSTVDVGLRGEGVRKPRTKPASPLSNSWPIFSDYATSPFDFPDLFPAETAAGRPQDNFLDHFQISPDQSPEYDPDIVEICKQLERDAQSLGRNCLDIKGLLSNDASTSPGSHWSDTSSDCAHSVRTVDEVDDLQYTTLGPDFTNVGDSLLGEFCPTYYLDTRLSM; encoded by the exons ATGCCCGTTACCAGGATGAAGATGAGGCCGTGGCTGGAGAAGATGATCAACTCCAACACCATCCCGGGTCTGGCCTGGATCGACAAG GAGAAGACCATGTTCTCCATCCCGTGGAAGCACGCGGCTCGACACGGCTGGGACATGGACAAGGACGCTTGTCTCTTCAAGCAGTGGGCCATTCACACGg GGAAATACGGGGAGAGCGGATCCCGAGACGCCAAAACGTGGAAAGCCAACTTCCGCTGTGCGATGAACTCGCTGCCGGACATCGAGGAGGTGAAGGACAAGAGCGTCAACAAGGGACAGTCGGCCATGCGTGTCTTCCGCATGTTGCCCGTGGTGCAGAAGTCCAGAG AAAAACGCAGCAGAGTCAAGTCCAGGAAGCAG GTCAAGATGGCGGAGGAGGACACAGACTACAGCGACACCCAGTCGCCGCCCGCCGTGTCGCAGCTGCGGGTGGACGCCGCGTCCGCTCAGGAGAACGTGGTGGACAGCACGGTGGACGTGGGGCTTCGAGGTGAGGGCGTACGCAAACCAAGGACGAAACCAGCATCGCCGCTTTCTAACTCCTGGCCAATCTTTTCAGATTACGCCACCTCGCCCTTCGACTTTCCCGACTTGTTCCCTGCTGAGACGGCGGCGGGAAGGCCGCAGGACAACTTCCTCGACCATTTCCAAATTTCCCCCGACCAAAGCCCCG AGTACGACCCCGACATCGTGGAG ATTTGCAAGCAACTGGAGAGAGACGCGCAAAGCCTCGGCAGGAACTGTTTAGACATCAAGGGGCTCCTGAGCAATGACGCATCGACCAGCCCGGGGAGCCACTGGAGCGACACTTCCTCAG ACTGCGCCCACTCAGTCCGAACAGTCGACGAAGTAGACGACTTGCAGTACACCACACTGGGCCCGGACTTCACGAACGTGGGGGACAGCCTCCTGGGCGAGTTCTGCCCCACCTACTACTTGGACACGAGGCTCTCCATGTGA
- the irf1b gene encoding interferon regulatory factor 1b isoform X2, whose translation MPVTRMKMRPWLEKMINSNTIPGLAWIDKEKTMFSIPWKHAARHGWDMDKDACLFKQWAIHTGKYGESGSRDAKTWKANFRCAMNSLPDIEEVKDKSVNKGQSAMRVFRMLPVVQKSREKRSRVKSRKQVKMAEEDTDYSDTQSPPAVSQLRVDAASAQENVVDSTVDVGLRDYATSPFDFPDLFPAETAAGRPQDNFLDHFQISPDQSPEYDPDIVEICKQLERDAQSLGRNCLDIKGLLSNDASTSPGSHWSDTSSDCAHSVRTVDEVDDLQYTTLGPDFTNVGDSLLGEFCPTYYLDTRLSM comes from the exons ATGCCCGTTACCAGGATGAAGATGAGGCCGTGGCTGGAGAAGATGATCAACTCCAACACCATCCCGGGTCTGGCCTGGATCGACAAG GAGAAGACCATGTTCTCCATCCCGTGGAAGCACGCGGCTCGACACGGCTGGGACATGGACAAGGACGCTTGTCTCTTCAAGCAGTGGGCCATTCACACGg GGAAATACGGGGAGAGCGGATCCCGAGACGCCAAAACGTGGAAAGCCAACTTCCGCTGTGCGATGAACTCGCTGCCGGACATCGAGGAGGTGAAGGACAAGAGCGTCAACAAGGGACAGTCGGCCATGCGTGTCTTCCGCATGTTGCCCGTGGTGCAGAAGTCCAGAG AAAAACGCAGCAGAGTCAAGTCCAGGAAGCAG GTCAAGATGGCGGAGGAGGACACAGACTACAGCGACACCCAGTCGCCGCCCGCCGTGTCGCAGCTGCGGGTGGACGCCGCGTCCGCTCAGGAGAACGTGGTGGACAGCACGGTGGACGTGGGGCTTCGAG ATTACGCCACCTCGCCCTTCGACTTTCCCGACTTGTTCCCTGCTGAGACGGCGGCGGGAAGGCCGCAGGACAACTTCCTCGACCATTTCCAAATTTCCCCCGACCAAAGCCCCG AGTACGACCCCGACATCGTGGAG ATTTGCAAGCAACTGGAGAGAGACGCGCAAAGCCTCGGCAGGAACTGTTTAGACATCAAGGGGCTCCTGAGCAATGACGCATCGACCAGCCCGGGGAGCCACTGGAGCGACACTTCCTCAG ACTGCGCCCACTCAGTCCGAACAGTCGACGAAGTAGACGACTTGCAGTACACCACACTGGGCCCGGACTTCACGAACGTGGGGGACAGCCTCCTGGGCGAGTTCTGCCCCACCTACTACTTGGACACGAGGCTCTCCATGTGA